Genomic DNA from Hyperolius riggenbachi isolate aHypRig1 chromosome 10, aHypRig1.pri, whole genome shotgun sequence:
GTCTAGGGCAATTCTACATATATGAATGCTCTCATAGATCCATGCACAGAATAAAAACATTTACATGAGACGGTTTGCCATTAGCCAAACTATACCAATTACTACAGCCACTTTCAGCACATTTATAATACAGTTTTGCTTAGTAAAACAAACAGGAAACTGTAGTGCTCCACTAAAGAAGAGCTGCAAAGCACTATTTCTGCAGTTTTCATCATTCCCTTACAAACAAACATATCTTCAGTAACACATACCAGAGTGATAGAGTGATTATGTTGCACTGCTAATACTCTCCAACTACAGCAGTACAAGCAAGTTTCAACTTATTCACATTTAGTACTGCAGATACAATATACTTCTATTGCTAATTTATGGAAACTGGAGAAACGGTGATGCTGTTGCCAATGGCAACTGGAGTTTTAAATGCTTGAGGCagatgtgattggttgctatgcaCAACATCTCTTTCACCCAGTGTAATAATATCAGTGCCTACATTGCCACAGTAAAGTCCGTTCCCAGCAACAGCTTAGTATTTTCATTAGACATCTATCTTGCTTATCCCATATTCGGATGACAGGACAAACTGTGACAAGTTCTGTTTTCAAAGGGGGAGTTTAAAAAATAGAATAGATAAAATATTTCCACTGCTTCTGATGTGAAGAATTCTTCTTGTAAAACAAAAGATTTCAACGTGGATAAAGTAACAATTTCAGGAGTGTGAATTTGTCTCGCACAATCTGTGATAAGATCATCCCATACTACTGGAGACGTTCAAGACAATTGTTTTCTTTGCTTGCAATTTATATGGGTGTTCGTGGAGTTTGGAATTACACGGCAGATAAGGCTGTCTGTTCTGGAAACACACACATCATCTCCTTTTATCTGTCTAAATACATTTATCTCGGGACATTTTCCTTGTTATAGATCAAAGATTGCTCCCGACCATAGGAAAAATGGATTGATGCAGAATTACAAACCCAGTTAGGGGAGAAAAATATATGACTTACTAAGATTAGTCTAAAACTAAGGAAAATGCATTGCTTAGGCAAAGGCATTTGAAAAATAGGTGACATTTTTTTATCTTGCAGTTGCACTTCTAGAAAGCAGTTTTTCGTGCTTTTGTTTTTTGCTAATGTTTTTtgctaatgttttacaaacaactaactagtgAGTTCGATTCAGTAATACGTGAAGCACAACTGTGACATGGGCAAGGTGTGACTATTGCTGCTTTTTGTCGATGCTCATTGGAGACCCCTTGTGGCGAAAAGGGATATATTCCAGCCTAAACCCTAAGTAATGTACTAGAAATATATTCTAACGAAAAATTCCTGCAATGTCTTTAATGCTTCACTATCAAATCGCTATAGATTACAGTTTTTCGTTTGCGAAATATTGGGTTATTGGGCTTCTTGATTCGTGGTAAAAAGCTTTGTTATTCTCTTCTCACTGGAACGTGAGGGACTTTTGGGAAATGACAGCATCGCCATTGTAAGGCTGCTGCTTCTTGACAGACTTGTGCatcctgcaaaaaaagaaaaaattacaatCGCTGAAATAAAAATTAATTGAGATCCCTTGATGAAAGGGAAATTGGAACGTGTGTATAATTGCATTCCATTTAAGTCTCTTTCAAGTATTTTCACTTGCAGGTTCCTGTAGGCGTCCATTCATTTCTTTGTTATCATTAATTTGTGGTTTTATTTGACACTGAAGGTTTGTGACAGAATTGTCAGCTCTTTAAGTCATCTCCAGATGGAAAAAATACACATCAGACACTTTCAGACAGGATTCGATTTATATCTCAAGGTGGGTGGAAATAAAAATGATACTTAATATTGTCTGCACTTTCCTGTAGATGTCCACCAGGGTAAATATGGACTGATTTGCAACATTTTATTGATTCTTGGCTTTGATATTAAGTACACTGAAGTGTCCTCTAATTATACGGGAGGGCTATTATTTGTCTACTTTATTAttactcctctgcctctaaaaaggTGCATATTGGCAGCGTAGATAAGGCTGGTTACCTCTATCAATACCAAACCAGTCTATCACTTCCAAACTGAGAATACACCACACTGCCAGAAATCATGACATCATGACTAATGCTAGAACTGAGCTgaactgaatatatatatatatatatatatgtacatacatacacacacacacacacacacaccaatagtaAGTGCCCTGCACCAGCCTTACGTTGGCCTCTGTAGCACTGGAGTTACAGGACATTATATGGAGTGCAAGCAGAGGTGTCCCTTTGCTGTTTACATAAAGTACAtccttcaaatgttaatatgtgtATTTGTTAGGATCCCACTGGATTTAATAAAGTGGTATGACTATTAAAATCTATGCTATTTATTCCGTTGTATTATATACTGAAAGTATTAGGAACCACTGCCTTCATGAATGGGGCAAGCATATGCCATACAAAGATAGCCGTTTTGTCATGAATGGGATTTCCAGCTTTTTGCTGAGTGAGTGTATCCACGCTGCCTGCACTGGGCTGTGTTGACTGTGAGCTCAGGCAAGCTGTGCTCTGTGGATGTGGCCGTTGGGCTCAGTGACTACATACAAGTAACGGCCGGGACAGTCTGCACTGCCAGCAATAATCGCTGGGATAGCAGCTGCATTCCAGAGTCTCTGAACTCTCTGTGTCTCCAGCTTTCATTTTACTGCAGGCCTTGTGCTGTACAGGGCCTGCAGTAAAATGAAAGCTGGAGACTCAGAAAGCACCGCAACAAGTTCAGGCAATAGTTGGGGGAGATTTGCATTGTCAAATATGAGAACTATTTGCCGAGTTTGAGGCAGAtgtacccttcctccctccagctCAAACGTGATTATTAAGATTGTCAGCTACAATTGTATGAATTACAGAAAAACCCATCTAACAATTCATGTGTCAAGTGCTGATATCACTGATGAGCTGTATTAACTATTTAACAATTATGGCTAAACACTATAAAGGTCAATATTAAACACTTCTCTCTGAATATAATTATGTGATAATAATATTCTATATTTTTTAGCCAAAAAAAGTTTGCCTTTAAATAAACTGTCAATTTGTTTATATGGCTTTGCGATAGCGCTGCGCTAACCCGGACTGTATTATCTTGCCTGCACAGTTCAGCCGCCAGCTGCCCACAACCAAACGCTCCCTAGCCAAGGTGCTGCTGCTGGCCATTTGTCTATTTTCACATTATCgggatctttttttttattatttctattTCAATAAGCGCATTTTCAGGGGAAATAAGTATAAACACAAAATGATAATTATTGCCCTCCTTTGCCTGAGAAGGAATTTGAAATCTGTTGATCTAATACATCTTAAAAGTATATTTAATTTGGTGACAACGGTTTATTTTTCTGTTTAACACAACTTAGTAGGTTGATATTCTGAACATCATTTAGACACTCCCAATTTCATGTGAACTATTTAAAAAAGTGCATGTATAAAACtcactccaattttttttttaatcgccaATAACAAATACTCCAAACCAGCTGTGCATTTTAGTATCACTATGTAGGAGTTGGCAGAAAACCCACAGTGTGCAATTAATctggtatgtgtaaaatacactggaggtgagaaaatcgatgtaaataacaaaaaaagtaaacaatGTATGTAAATTAAATATAAAGattctttttaatttttaaagcaATACACTGTGTGTTTGATACATGATGCAAAATTACTGGCCAAGCCTACACAAAGCCTGGCTGCAAATAGTGAATatggaaaaagatttttttttccgaccgaaataaagaaaaaaaaacaaacaaaaaataaggcaaataagggacattttttttgcaataaaatcttttttttttcctttcagaatacatacaaaaaataccaatgttctctttttttctttactgTTTACACCTTAAAAATAATGGCAATTTGAAATCCTGACAAACTGCTGGTTGTTTAGTAATAAACATGCATTGTATGTAAGATTCTGAAGGGGGGCTTGTACCCAAAGAGACGTTAAATAAGATACAATTACAATAAAAGCAGTCATTTCTTTCTTTTGAAGTAACATTAAAGAGAAAGATGTGTTATTGTTGTCCCTGTTTAGAACTCTACAAGGGGAGATTCCACATTACCTATCCAGAAAATGCACTTTATGATCGATTCTGCTTGGAGCTAACATAAATAAATAGAGTGTCCATGGATCCAGTCCTCTGATGAACACCaaaatctttttttccttttcaatagaaaaaaaacaaaaacaaaaacataatagCGTCTTTCAGGTCCAGGTGACCTCACTGGTATCCTAGCGCAGATGCTGTGGTAAGTCTTTGCCCATACAGTGCATATGGAGAGTAATAGTGTCCTGTGGCTGCCGGCACTGGTACCGGGGCGCCCCCAGAAGGGATGGGGCTCTTGGAGTATGGATTGTAGCGGCTGCTGCTGAGTCCcaaggggtggtggtgggggctgCGAAGAGTCAGATGGCTAGGGGAAACTCCTGTAGGTTGCATGTGCATGTGGCAAGCCATAGCTGCAGCAGCCAGTGATGAGGAGCTGGGGTATCCGGGCAACAATTTGTCCGCGGAGCCTGAAAAGGCCGTGTGTGTCCGCAGGTGGCCCAGAAGTTCCTCGGAGGAGGAGAAGCGCTTGTCACAAGGGCCTGTGGCTGAAACCCAGTTGCAAACATGGGGCAAGGGGTCGTTTGGAAGCATGAAACCATAGGGGTAGAGTGGGTGCCCGGGTAAAGAAGGTGGTGATACCGCATGCAGGGCGTGGCTGGGGTACACCAGAGGGTATCCAGATTTGAGGTCATGTGCGCAGGTTGCGCTGGCCCCCAGCTGGGAGGCGCAGTGGTAGCTGAGGCAATAAGGGTCTCTACACAAGCTGGCAGTCATTACAGATGGTggcgatgcccctgtgagggggCTGGAGGCAGCAGACTTAGAGCAGCCTAGAGAGCCCAGCTGGGCTCCGACCAGAGAGTTCCCCTTGGTATGGTCTAAGGAGACTCCATGAGCCAGAAACTGAGGAGGATAGCCAGCATAGGCTCCGGCCAAGCTGCCTGGGTAGGACATGCCAGCGGGTGGCAGAGGAAAGACAGTGTGGCCCGGTTTATAGGGTGACACAGGGGCCACCAGGCCTGATCCCAACATTGAGCCAGAAGAGCTGGATGAAGAGGAGACTGGAGTGGGGGAAGGGGCGGCAGAGAGGCTCTTACACCCTGAAGACCCCTCGGGGTGAGTCTGGGGTAAATCCACACTCAGCCTTCCGTGCGATCCTCCATCGGAAGAGTTGCTTTTAGTACACTGGTCGGCTTCCTTCTTGTCGGAGCTGTCTCCAGGGGGTTTGGGTtccgaggagggagggggggtgcggGGTGAGCTTGGGCTGCCAGTCCGGGGGGTAAAAGGCGGACAGGCGGCACTGGGCACTCGGAATCCCGATTTATCGGACGAGCTCTGCTCCTTCTTATCGGGCGGCTTGGAGTAGGGCTTGAAGCTAGATTTATCCTCCGCTCCGATGTCGCTGAGCTTCAAGGGACCAGACTTGCTCTCCTTGTCCGAGCCGCTGGAGGAGCCGGTCACAGAGGACAACTTGGATGGGGCCGGGTCAGGCTTGCCGATCTGCGAGCAGGTCTGGGCCAGGAGGGCCAAGGGGCTCTTCTTGGCATCCAACTAAGGTGGAGAAACACAGAAAACGGAGATCACTGCATGTCCAATGCCTGAGTAATATCCCACAGACGTCAGTGCCTGAGCCCTACACATAATATCCCACAAACTGTTCCTATAACCCATAGATAACAACATGTGTAAATACGCAGTGTACAGGCATTATAATTATAATTCCTACATTAATAGTTCTATAGCATGT
This window encodes:
- the ZNF503 gene encoding zinc finger protein 503 is translated as MISSPLASASRDNPTARDSGDSSGKRSGGVPAANRAFAHTVPPSDPLRQAGRLPIKVLKMLTARSGHILHPEYLQPLPSTPISPIELDAKKSPLALLAQTCSQIGKPDPAPSKLSSVTGSSSGSDKESKSGPLKLSDIGAEDKSSFKPYSKPPDKKEQSSSDKSGFRVPSAACPPFTPRTGSPSSPRTPPPSSEPKPPGDSSDKKEADQCTKSNSSDGGSHGRLSVDLPQTHPEGSSGCKSLSAAPSPTPVSSSSSSSGSMLGSGLVAPVSPYKPGHTVFPLPPAGMSYPGSLAGAYAGYPPQFLAHGVSLDHTKGNSLVGAQLGSLGCSKSAASSPLTGASPPSVMTASLCRDPYCLSYHCASQLGASATCAHDLKSGYPLVYPSHALHAVSPPSLPGHPLYPYGFMLPNDPLPHVCNWVSATGPCDKRFSSSEELLGHLRTHTAFSGSADKLLPGYPSSSSLAAAAMACHMHMQPTGVSPSHLTLRSPHHHPLGLSSSRYNPYSKSPIPSGGAPVPVPAATGHYYSPYALYGQRLTTASALGYQ